Within the Streptomyces sp. YIM 121038 genome, the region GGTCGACGACGAGCCGCAGATCGTACGCGCCCTCGTGATCAACCTGAAGGCGCGCAAGTACGACGTGGACGCGGCACCGGACGGCGCGACCGCCCTCCAGCTCGCCGCCGCCCGCCACCCCGACGTGATCGTGCTCGACCTCGGTCTGCCCGACATGGACGGGGTGGAGGTGATCAAGGGGCTGCGCGGCTGGACGCGGGTGCCGATCCTGGTGCTCTCCGCCCGGCACAGCTCCGACGAGAAGGTCGAGGCCCTGGACGCGGGCGCCGACGACTACGTGACCAAGCCCTTCGGCATGGACGAGCTCCTGGCCCGGCTGCGGGCCGCCGTGCGGCGGGCCGAGCCCACCGGGGCGGGTGAGGACGACGTCACGATCGAGACCGAGGACTTCACGGTCGACCTGGCCGCCAAGAAGGTCAACCGGGGCGGGCGCGACGTGCGCCTGACCCCCACCGAGTGGCACCTCCTGGAGGTCCTCGTACGCAACGCGGGCCGTCTCGTCAGCCAGAAACAGCTCCTCCAGGAGGTCTGGGGGCCCTCGTACGGCACGGAGACGAACTACCTGCGGGTCTACATGGCCCAGCTGCGGCGCAAGCTGGAGACGGACCCGGCGCACCCCCGGCACTTCATCACGGAGCCCGGGATGGGCTACCGCTTCGAGCGGTGACCTGCCGGGGGCCGCGCACCGGCGTTGCGGGGGTGTCGGGGAGCACCGGTAGGCTCGGGGTATGAGTGCTGTTCCTGGATCCGACAGGCCCGCCGGCCGCTTCCGGCGCATGCTCGACCGGCTGTCGTCCTCCCAGCAGGACTTGGACTCCCAGGAACTGCGCGAGGACGCCGAGACGGCCGGCTGCACCCGCATCGGCGACTGCCACGACCGCCAGATCGTCACGGTCACTGGTACGTTGCGCACGGTCACCCTGCGGCCACGGGCCGGTGTGCCCGCCCTGGAGGCGGAGCTGTTCGACGGCTCCGCCGCGGTGGACGTGGTGTGGCTCGGCAGACGTTCCATCGTCGGCATCGAGCCGGGCCGCCGCCTGATCGCCTCGGGGCGGATATCCATAGACCGCGGCCGCAGAGTGCTCTTCAACCCCAAGTACGAACTCAGACCGCTCGGACGGGAGTAGCCGGTGACGTCAGTCGACAAGCCGACCGACCAGGGCCTGGCGGGCGCGAGCCCCCAGGACACGGACACCAGGGCTCTGACGCAGGCCGCGCTCTTCGACGCCTTCGGCGGCATCCGCGGCACGGTCGAGACGATGGTCCCGGGCCTGCTGTTCGTGTTGATCTACACGATCAACAAGGACCTGCACAGCTCGGCGATCGCCGCGCTCGGCGTCGCGCTGCTCCTGGTCGTGGTCCGGCTGGTCCGTCGGGACACGGTCAAGCATGCGTTCAGCGGCGTCTTCGGCGTCGCGTTCGGCGTCGCCTTCGCCATGTTCACGGGCAACGCCAAGGACTTCTATCTGCCCGGGATGATCTACGGCACCGGCCTCGGCGCCGCCTTCTTCCTGTCGGCGCTCGTGGGCTTCCCACTGCTCGGCCTGCTGCTCGGGCCGGTCTTCCGGGAGAACCTCTCCTGGCGCACCCGCAACCCGGGCCGCAAGAAGGCGTACACCAAGGCGTCCCTGGCCTGGGGCCTGATCTTCCTCGCGAAGTACGCGATCCTCTTCCCGCTGTACTGGTGGGGGGACACCGAGCAGCTCGGCTGGGTCCTGATCGCCCTCAAGCTGCCGCCGATGGTCCTCGCGGTGTACTTCACCTGGATCTTCCTGGCGAAGGCCCCGCCGCCCATTGATGTTTTCGCGGAGATGGAAGCCGAGGAGCGGGCCGAGGCCGAGCGCAAGGCAGCCGCCGAGCAGCAGCAGCGCCAGGCCTGACTCTCCCCGCCCACCCGCCCCTTCAGGGGCGGGTGGGCGGGGAAAACGCAGGTGGGGGGTGCCCGAACCTTCCGGGCACCCCCCACCTGCGTACAAAGCCTTACGGCTCTAGTTGCGCGCCGACAGCAGGTCCTCCAGCTGCTCCTCGCGCGCCTGGGCGGCCACGAAGAGCAGCTCGTCACCCGCTTCGAGCGAGTCGTCGGGGGTCGGCGTGAGGACGCGCGTGCCCCGGATGATGGTGACGAGCGAGGTGTCCTCGGGCCACTGGACGTCGCCGACCCGGGTGCCCGCGAAGGCGGACTCCGGCGGCAGCGTCAGCTCGACCAGGTTCGCGTCGCCGTGGCTGAAGCGCAGCAGGCGCACCAGGTCGCCGACGCTCACCGCCTCCTCGACGAGCGCGGACATCAGACGCGGCGTGGACACCGCGACGTCGACGCCCCAGGACTCGTTGAAGAGCCACTCGTTCTTGGGGTTGTTGACGCGGGCGACGACGCGCGGGACGCCGTACTCGGTCTTGGCGAGGAGCGAGACGACCAGGTTCACCTTGTCGTCGCCCGTCGCGGCGATGACCACGTTGCAGCGCTGGAGCGCCGCCTCGTCCAGGGAGGTGATCTCGCAGGCGTCGGCGAGCAGCCACTCGGCCTGCGGGACGCGCTCGACGGAGATGGCCGTCGGCGCCTTGTCGACGAGCAGCACCTCGTGCCCGTTCTCCAGGAGCTCACCGGCGATGGAACGGCCCACCGCGCCCGCTCCGGCAATGGCGACCCTCATCAGTGACCGCCTTCCTCGGGGCCCTCGGCGAATGCCGCCTCGACCTTCTCGACCTCGTCGGTGCGCATCATCACGTGCACCAGGTCGCCCTCCTGCAGGACCGTCTGCGAGGTCGGCAGGACCGCCTCGCCGAGCCGGGTGAGGAAGGCGACGCGCACGCCGGTCTCCTCCTGCAGGCGGCTGATCTTGTGGCCGATCCAGGAGGCGGAGGCGTGCACCTCGGCGAGCTGGACGCCGCCGGTGGGGTCGCGCCACAGCGGCTCGGCGCCGGAGGGCAGCAGCCGCCGCAGCATCTGGTCGGCGGTCCAGCGGACCGTGGCGACCGTGGGGATGCCCAGGCGCTGGTAGACCTCGGCGCGGCGGGGGTCGTAGATGCGGGCGGCGACGTTCTCGATGCCGAACATCTCGCGGGCCACCCGGGCGGCGATGATGTTCGAGTTGTCGCCGCTGGAGACGGCGGCGAAGGCACCCGCGTCCTCGATGCCTGCCTCGCGCAGGGTGTCCTGGTCGAAGCCGACCCCGGTCACGCGACGGCCGCCGAAGCCGGAGCCCAGACGGCGGAAGGCGGTGGGGTCCTGGTCGACCACGGCGACCGTGTGCCCCTGCTGTTCCAGGGTCTGCGCGAGAGCGGAACCGACTCTCCCGCAGCCCATGATGACGATGTGCACGTCGCTACCCCGCGCTCCTCACGGCCCACTTGACCTGCGTAAATGCCCTACTCATGACTCTCTTTCGGCGCGCCTGCGCGGCGGCGGCGCATCCCGCCCAGCGGCTCGCGGTGCGGGGCGCTCTCGACCGGCCCGGTGTGTCCGGGTGCGTTTGCAGAGTCCACGGTAACGGCTTTCGCACGCGGGCCGGAGCCGGAGTGCGCGCGCCCTCGCCGCGGGCCGCTAGTCGACGGAGCGCAGCATGCTCTCCATGGACCCGACCCGCAGGTTCAGCTCGGTGAGCTGGTTGCGCACGGCGTCGGCCTCGGACCGGGCGGTGTCCAGGGCCTGGCGGTAGGCCTCCATCGCCGCCGCGTACTCGCGGTCGCGCTCGCGGCTGCGCTGCGTCTGGAAGTGCGCTACGGCGACGATCGCTCCGGCGAGTATCAGGAAGAAGGCGATCGGGATGATCGCGTCGCTCATGGGGGCGTCTCCTCGGGTGAGTGCTGTCCGGCCTCGCTCGCCCCGTCCTGCCGGGCCGCGGCAAGAATCGTATCCACGTTCAACCGCACGTCAAACGGCGCGAGTTCGAAGTACTTGAGGGCCTTGCCGTCGTCGGAGAGTTCCAGCCTGCCGAGCACGAGGTCCGCCTTCTCCAGGCGCTCCAGGTGCATATAGAGCAGGGGCCGGGAGACGCCCAGGCGCCGTGCCAGCTCACTGACGTACATGGGGCCCGCGGAGAGCTCCTTGATGATCCGGATCCGCTGCGCGTGGCCCACCGCCGAGAGGAAGGCAAGCAGCTCCTCGCTGTTCATGGCCCGCCTCTGTGCCGTTCCGATACCTGTCAGCCAAGGCTTACGCACGCCGTGAAGCACTGTCAAACCCTCCGCCGACCCGGAGTTTCCCGCCGGATCTGACAGTTGACGCACTCATCCTTCACCTGTCAGTCTGCGCTTACACGTCATGTGTAAGTCTGTTCTTACACATGAAGCACGGCTATTCATGGGGGTCGGAGACATGGGGATACGAGGGTCGGGCGGGGAGGGGCGGTCGGTGACCGTGCGGGTGGCGCGGTGGAGCGCGCTGCACCCGTGGCGGGCGATCGTCGGCTGGTTCGTCTTCGTGGCGCTGTGCCTCGTCGCGGGCAGCGCGGCCGGGATGAACAGCGCGGCATCGGAGGACTACCGGGTCGGCGAGGCCGGGCGCGCCGAGGCCATGGCCTCCGAGGGCGACCTGCAGATCAAGTCGCTGGAACAGATCCTGATCAGCGGCCGGGCCGGCAAGCTCGACGAGGCCGAGGCCGACGCCGCCGTGCGGGACGTCACCCGGCGGATGAAGCGGCTGCCCGAGGTCGACGAGGTGGGCGCCCCCGTCCGCTCCGCGAACGGCGAGGTCATCCGCGTACCCGTGACGCTCAACGGCCCGGAGCAGGAGGCGCGGGAGATCGTCGTCCCGCTCCAGGAGCTGACCGAGAAGATCAAGAAGGCCCATCCGGGCGTGGTGGTCGAGGAGACCGGCGCCGCCTCCGTGAGCAAGGGCGTCGACGACCAGCGGGACGAGGACCTCGCCTTCTCCGAGGCGATCACGCTGCCCATCACGCTGATCACGCTGGCCCTGGTGTTCGGCTCGCTGCTGATGGTCGGCGTACCGCTGCTGCTCGCCGTCACCTCGATCGCGGCGACCATGGGCCTGGCGATGCTGGCCTCGCACCTGCTGCCCGACACCGGCGTCGGGCTGAGCATGATCCTGCTCATCGGCATGGCCGTCGGCGTCGACTACACGCTCTTCTACCTCAAGCGCGAGCGCGAGGAGCGGGCCCGCGCGGGCGGCCGGCTCTCCTCGGAGGCGCTCGTCGAGGCCGCCGCCGCGACGGCGGGACGCGCGATCGTCGTCTCGGGGCTCGCCGTCATCGTCTCCACGGCCGCCCTGTTCCTGGCCGACGACGTCATCTTCGACTCGCTCGCCACCGGCACCATCCTGGTCGTGGCGGTCGCCGTGGCCAGCTCGGTCTCCGTGCTGCCCGCGATGCTGGTCAAGCTGGGGCAGCGGGCCGAGCGCCGGGCGGCCCGGCGCCGGGCCCGGGGCAAGCGGGTCAGGCTCCACGAGGAGCGGACGCCGGGCCGCTTCTGGAACGCCCTGCTCGCGCCCGCCCGCAGGCGCCCCGCGCTCACCCTGGGGCTCGCGGTCCTGGCCCTGGTCGGCCTCGCGCTGCCCGCCCTCGACCTGAAGCTGAAGGACCCGGCCCGGGACAGCTTCTCGCGCGAGATCCCGGCGATGCGGGGGTACGACCGGCTGCTCGCCTCCTTCCCCGACGAGCGCCTGCGCTTCCAGGTCGTGGCCCGCTCCGCGCCCGAGCGGTCGGACGACATCGTGCGCGCCCTGCGCGCCCTGGACCGCGAGGCCGCCGCCGACCCGCTCTTCGCCCGCCACGACACGCCGCGGATCAGGACGTCCGAGGACGGCCGCGTCAGCACCCTGGACCTCGGCGCCCGGCACGCCACGTACTCGGACGAGGCCGCACGGACCCTGGACCACCTCCGCGACGACTACCTGCCCGCCACCGTCGGCAGGCTCAGCGGCGTCGAGACGGCCGTCAGCGGCGACGTGCCCCGCGGCGTCGACTACGTGGCCCACCAGAACGAGAAGCTGCCGCTGGTCCTCGGCGCGCTGCTCCTGCTGACGTTCGCCATGACCGTGTACGCCTTCCGGTCCGTCGTGCTCGGCCTGCTCGGCATCGTGCTCAACCTGCTGTCGGCCGCGTCCGCACTCGGGCTGCTGGTCCTCGTCTTCCAGGGCGAGTGGGCGGAGGGCCTGCTGTCGTTCGAGTCGCTGCACGGCATCTCCGCGCGCGTGCCGCTGTTCCTCCTGGTGATCCTCTTCGGGCTCTCGATGGACTACCAGGTGTTCGTGGTCAGCCGGATCCGCGAGGCGGCGCTGAACGGCGTGCCCACCCGCAAGGCCGTCATCGACGGCATCGCGTCCTCGGCGAAGGTCGTCACCAGCGCGGCGATCGTCATGGTCACCGTCTTCGCCAGCTTCGTGATGCTGCACATCCTGGAGATGAAGCAGATGGGCTTCGTGCTCGCGGTGGCGGTCCTGGTCGACGCCTTCGTGATCCGCGTCATGATCCTGCCCGCGGCGCTCCTCCTGCTCGGCCGCGCCACGTGGTGGCCCTCGAAGGCGGTGCGGCGCGCCGAGGAGCGACTGACCCGTGGATACGTTCCGCAGCCTGGCCCGGGTGCGGAGCCGCTGGTCACCGGGGTCGGGACGACGCCCGGACGGTGAGCGGGCGCGCCCCGGCCAGCGGTGGGTGGCCCGTCCGGTCCCGAGGGACCGGACGGGCCACCCACCCGTCGCTTGAACATCTCTTTAACCTTTTCCCCAGGAGGTCTTGACAAGTCGGGGGTACTGGGTGGGCGACACGCTGACGGAGCGCTTACGATCCTCTGCGTGTCCAAACTGACCGACGTGCCCAAACGGATCCTCATCGGGCGCGCACTGCGCAGCGACCGGCTGGGAGAAACGCTCCTGCCGAAGCGCATCGCCCTCCCCGTGTTCGCCTCCGACCCGCTCTCCTCCGTCGCGTACGCGCCCGGCGAGGTGCTGCTCGTCCTGTCGATCGCGGGCGCGTCGGCGTACCACTACAGCCCCTGGATCGCCGTCGCGGTCGTCGTGCTGATGTTCACCGTCGTGGCGTCGTACCGGCAGAACGTGCACGCGTACCCGAGCGGCGGCGGCGACTACGAGGTCGCCAACACCAACCTCGGCCCCAAGGCCGGTCTGACCGTCGCGAGCGCCCTGCTCGTCGACTACGTCCTGACCGTCGCCGTGTCCATCTCCTCCGGCATCGAGAACCTGGGCTCCGCGGTCCCCTTCGTGGTCGAGCACAAGGTGCTCTGCGCGGTCGCCGTCATCGTGCTGCTCACGCTGATGAACCTGCGCGGCGTGAAGGAGTCCGGCAAGCTCTTCGCGATCCCGACGTACGTCTTCGTCGTCGGCGTCTTCCTCATGATCGCCTGGGGCGCCTTCCGCGGCTTCGTCCTCGACGACACCATGAAGGCCCCGACCGCCGACTTCGAGATCAAGGCCGAGCACCAGGGCATCGCGGGCTTCGCCCTCGTCTTCCTGCTCCTGCGCGCCTTCTCCTCCGGCTGTGCCGCGCTCACCGGCGTCGAGGCGATCAGCAACGGCGTGCCCGCCTTCCGCAAGCCCAAGTCGAAGAACGCCGCGACCACGCTCGCGCTCATGGGCGCCCTCGCCGTCACCATGTTCTGCGGCATCATCGGCCTGGCCATGGCGACCAACGTCCACATGGCCGAGAAGCCCGCCAAGGACCTCCTGGAGAACGGCGTCCCCGTCGGCGGCGACTACGTCCAGAACCCGGTGATCTCGCAGGTCGCCGAGGCGGTCTTCGGCAACGGCAGCTTCCTGTTCGTCGTCCTCGCCGCGGCCACCGCCCTCGTGCTCTTCCTCGCCGCGAACACCGCGTACAACGGCTTCCCGCTGCTCGGCTCGATCCTCGCGCAGGACCGCTATCTGCCGCGCCAGCTGCACACCCGCGGCGACCGCCTCGCGTTCTCCAACGGCATCGTGCTCCTCGCGGGCGCCGCGGCCCTCCTCGTCTGGGTCTACGGCGCGGACTCCACCCGCCTGATCCAGCTCTACATCGTCGGCGTCTTCGTCTCCTTCACGCTCAGCCAGATCGGCATGGTCCGGCACTGGAACCGCCATCTGTCCACGGAGCAGGACCCGGGCAAGCGCCGCCACATGGTCCGCTCCCGCGCGATCAACACCTTCGGCGCCTTCTTCACCGGCCTGGTCCTGATCGTCGTCCTCGTCACCAAGTTCACGCACGGCGCCTGGGTCGCACTCCTCGGCATGGTCATCTTCTACGCGACCATGTCCGCGATCCGCCGCCACTACGACCGCGTCGCCGAGGAGATCGCGGCCCCCGAGGGCCCGACCGACGACAGCGTCCGCCCCTCCCGGGTGCACTCCATCGTCCTCGTCTCCAAGATCCACAAGCCGACGCTGCGCGCCCTCGCGTACGCCAAGCTGATGCGCACGGACACCCTGGAGGCGCTGAGCGTCAACGTCGACCCGGCGGAGATCAAGGCCCTGCGCGCCGAGTGGGAACGGCGCGGCATCTCCGTGCCCCTCAAGGTCCTCGACTCGCCGTACCGCGAGATCACCCGCCCGGTCATCGAGTACGTGAAGTCGCTGCGCCGCGAGAGCCCGCGCGACGCGGTGAGCGTGATCATCCCCGAGTACGTGGTGGGCCACTGGTACGAACACCTCCTCCACAACCAGAGCGCCCTGCGCCTCAAGGGCCGGCTGCTCTTCACCCCCGGCGTGATGGTCACCTCCGTCCCCTACCAGCTGGAGTCCTCCGAGGCCGCGAAGAAGCGGGCCCGCAGGCGCCAGGAGTGGAACGCGCCGGGGTCGGTGCGGCGGGGGCCGGTGGAGAAGCGGGCGAAGGAGAAGAGCGGGAAGGGCTGAGCGGGGCGCTCGGCCGGGGCGGCGCCCGGCCGGGGCCGCGCGGCTCGGGCCTGGCCTGGCTTGGACCGGCCTGGCTTGGTCCGGGCGGGGCGTGTGCGGCTCGGGGCT harbors:
- a CDS encoding APC family permease, coding for MSKLTDVPKRILIGRALRSDRLGETLLPKRIALPVFASDPLSSVAYAPGEVLLVLSIAGASAYHYSPWIAVAVVVLMFTVVASYRQNVHAYPSGGGDYEVANTNLGPKAGLTVASALLVDYVLTVAVSISSGIENLGSAVPFVVEHKVLCAVAVIVLLTLMNLRGVKESGKLFAIPTYVFVVGVFLMIAWGAFRGFVLDDTMKAPTADFEIKAEHQGIAGFALVFLLLRAFSSGCAALTGVEAISNGVPAFRKPKSKNAATTLALMGALAVTMFCGIIGLAMATNVHMAEKPAKDLLENGVPVGGDYVQNPVISQVAEAVFGNGSFLFVVLAAATALVLFLAANTAYNGFPLLGSILAQDRYLPRQLHTRGDRLAFSNGIVLLAGAAALLVWVYGADSTRLIQLYIVGVFVSFTLSQIGMVRHWNRHLSTEQDPGKRRHMVRSRAINTFGAFFTGLVLIVVLVTKFTHGAWVALLGMVIFYATMSAIRRHYDRVAEEIAAPEGPTDDSVRPSRVHSIVLVSKIHKPTLRALAYAKLMRTDTLEALSVNVDPAEIKALRAEWERRGISVPLKVLDSPYREITRPVIEYVKSLRRESPRDAVSVIIPEYVVGHWYEHLLHNQSALRLKGRLLFTPGVMVTSVPYQLESSEAAKKRARRRQEWNAPGSVRRGPVEKRAKEKSGKG
- a CDS encoding OB-fold nucleic acid binding domain-containing protein — protein: MSAVPGSDRPAGRFRRMLDRLSSSQQDLDSQELREDAETAGCTRIGDCHDRQIVTVTGTLRTVTLRPRAGVPALEAELFDGSAAVDVVWLGRRSIVGIEPGRRLIASGRISIDRGRRVLFNPKYELRPLGRE
- a CDS encoding MMPL family transporter, whose protein sequence is MGIRGSGGEGRSVTVRVARWSALHPWRAIVGWFVFVALCLVAGSAAGMNSAASEDYRVGEAGRAEAMASEGDLQIKSLEQILISGRAGKLDEAEADAAVRDVTRRMKRLPEVDEVGAPVRSANGEVIRVPVTLNGPEQEAREIVVPLQELTEKIKKAHPGVVVEETGAASVSKGVDDQRDEDLAFSEAITLPITLITLALVFGSLLMVGVPLLLAVTSIAATMGLAMLASHLLPDTGVGLSMILLIGMAVGVDYTLFYLKREREERARAGGRLSSEALVEAAAATAGRAIVVSGLAVIVSTAALFLADDVIFDSLATGTILVVAVAVASSVSVLPAMLVKLGQRAERRAARRRARGKRVRLHEERTPGRFWNALLAPARRRPALTLGLAVLALVGLALPALDLKLKDPARDSFSREIPAMRGYDRLLASFPDERLRFQVVARSAPERSDDIVRALRALDREAAADPLFARHDTPRIRTSEDGRVSTLDLGARHATYSDEAARTLDHLRDDYLPATVGRLSGVETAVSGDVPRGVDYVAHQNEKLPLVLGALLLLTFAMTVYAFRSVVLGLLGIVLNLLSAASALGLLVLVFQGEWAEGLLSFESLHGISARVPLFLLVILFGLSMDYQVFVVSRIREAALNGVPTRKAVIDGIASSAKVVTSAAIVMVTVFASFVMLHILEMKQMGFVLAVAVLVDAFVIRVMILPAALLLLGRATWWPSKAVRRAEERLTRGYVPQPGPGAEPLVTGVGTTPGR
- a CDS encoding winged helix-turn-helix domain-containing protein — protein: MNSEELLAFLSAVGHAQRIRIIKELSAGPMYVSELARRLGVSRPLLYMHLERLEKADLVLGRLELSDDGKALKYFELAPFDVRLNVDTILAAARQDGASEAGQHSPEETPP
- a CDS encoding TrkA family potassium uptake protein produces the protein MRVAIAGAGAVGRSIAGELLENGHEVLLVDKAPTAISVERVPQAEWLLADACEITSLDEAALQRCNVVIAATGDDKVNLVVSLLAKTEYGVPRVVARVNNPKNEWLFNESWGVDVAVSTPRLMSALVEEAVSVGDLVRLLRFSHGDANLVELTLPPESAFAGTRVGDVQWPEDTSLVTIIRGTRVLTPTPDDSLEAGDELLFVAAQAREEQLEDLLSARN
- a CDS encoding TrkA family potassium uptake protein — protein: MHIVIMGCGRVGSALAQTLEQQGHTVAVVDQDPTAFRRLGSGFGGRRVTGVGFDQDTLREAGIEDAGAFAAVSSGDNSNIIAARVAREMFGIENVAARIYDPRRAEVYQRLGIPTVATVRWTADQMLRRLLPSGAEPLWRDPTGGVQLAEVHASASWIGHKISRLQEETGVRVAFLTRLGEAVLPTSQTVLQEGDLVHVMMRTDEVEKVEAAFAEGPEEGGH
- a CDS encoding DUF3159 domain-containing protein, with translation MTSVDKPTDQGLAGASPQDTDTRALTQAALFDAFGGIRGTVETMVPGLLFVLIYTINKDLHSSAIAALGVALLLVVVRLVRRDTVKHAFSGVFGVAFGVAFAMFTGNAKDFYLPGMIYGTGLGAAFFLSALVGFPLLGLLLGPVFRENLSWRTRNPGRKKAYTKASLAWGLIFLAKYAILFPLYWWGDTEQLGWVLIALKLPPMVLAVYFTWIFLAKAPPPIDVFAEMEAEERAEAERKAAAEQQQRQA
- a CDS encoding response regulator codes for the protein MTRVLVVDDEPQIVRALVINLKARKYDVDAAPDGATALQLAAARHPDVIVLDLGLPDMDGVEVIKGLRGWTRVPILVLSARHSSDEKVEALDAGADDYVTKPFGMDELLARLRAAVRRAEPTGAGEDDVTIETEDFTVDLAAKKVNRGGRDVRLTPTEWHLLEVLVRNAGRLVSQKQLLQEVWGPSYGTETNYLRVYMAQLRRKLETDPAHPRHFITEPGMGYRFER